Proteins co-encoded in one Epinephelus moara isolate mb chromosome 11, YSFRI_EMoa_1.0, whole genome shotgun sequence genomic window:
- the mrpl15 gene encoding 39S ribosomal protein L15, mitochondrial, protein MSFPKKPGGKALDVLKTLPRLTLANLRPEPGARKPEVRRGRGQHGGNRSGRGHKGQRQRSNRPRLGFEGGQTPFYLIIPKYGYNEGHSRRPQYQPLSLKRLQYLIDLGRVDPAQPIDLTQLVNARGVMIQPLKRDYGVQLVDEGADIFAAKINIEVQRASEGAIAAIERNGGVITTGFYDPISLGILIKPVPFFLRGQPIPKRMLPGEDMVPYYTDAENRGYLADPEKIRQARLALAQKYGYTLPDISKDELYHMLSMRKDVRQIFFGLAPGWVVNMPEKKILKPTDEKLMKYYSS, encoded by the exons ATGTCTTTCCCCAAAAAACCTGGTGGTAAAGCGCTAGATGTGTTAAAGACTCTGCCGCGGTTGACTCTAGCAAACTTGCGGCCTGAACCAGGAGCCAGAAAGCCG GAGGTACGTCGGGGCAGAGGACAGCACGGTGGCAACAGAAGCGGCCGAGGACACAAAGGACAGCGACAGAGAAGCAACCGGCCTCGGCTGGGGTTTGAAGGGGGTCAGACTCCGTTTTATCTGATCATCCCAAAATATGGCTACAATGAAGGGCACAG TCGCCGTCCTCAGTACCAGCCTCTGTCACTGAAACGACTGCAGTACCTCATTGATCTGGGACGAGTCGACCCAGCCCAACCCATAGACCTGACCCAGCTGGTCAATGCCAGGGGAGTGATGATTCAGCCTTTGAAGAGGGACTATGGAGTCCAGCTTGTTGATGAG gGTGCTGACATTTTTGCTGCAAAAATCAACATTGAGGTTCAGAGAGCTTCTGAAGGAGCTATAGCTGCTATTGAGAGGAACGGAGGGGTCATCACTACCGGTTTCTATGATCCTATAAGTCTTG GGATTCTCATTAAGCCCGTCCCGTTCTTCTTACGTGGGCAGCCCATACCAAAGCGCATGTTACCAGGGGAGGACATGGTCCCATATTACACAGATGCCGAAAACCGGGGTTACTTGGCAGACCCGGAGAAGATCCGGCAGGCCCGGCTAGCCCTGGCTCAGAAGTATGGATATACTTTGCCAGACATTTCAAAGGATGAACTGTATCACATGCTCTCCATGAGGAAGGATGTTCGACAGATCTTTTTTGGCCTGGCTCCAGGCTGGGTCGTTAACATGCCGGAGAAGAAGATCCTGAAGCCCACTGACGAGAAACTAATGAAATATTATAGCTCATAG
- the sox32 gene encoding SRY-box transcription factor 32 yields the protein MTAACSRVPNTATLCVNMYFSHDPAPYQLCANREPMFESEDSGSVDGEQMTGERSPSSRPSSPLSMNSDSSCTSPEAKSASTQQRVRRPLNAFIIWTKEERRRLAQLNPDLENTDLSKILGKTWKAMSLVEKRPYMQEAERLRVQHTIDYPNYKYRPRRRRQLKKSSKPQGAEVSHPGFPVPYNLTYLLQNQQQTYPSTPAFPNSPANFTPLRSSYSNTSVFPDTAAADDFSNKPVVYPNPPAYPAEPQVYFGSQHGHMQYGFSSAAGPHVDQGESSRVQGGLLCPAGPSLEFYLEQVQLDMLYDLDRSEFEQYLGPSSHRPESVDPSSYHQQSSHREGRSVS from the exons ATGACAGCGGCCTGCAGCAGAGTCCCAAACACCGCCACACTGTGCGTAAACATGTATTTCAGCCACGACCCCGCTCCTTACCAGCTTTGCGCAAACAGAGAGCCCATGTTCGAGAGCGAGGACTCGGGCTCCGTGGACGGGGAGCAGATGACCGGGGAGCGCTCCCCGAGTTCACGGCCCTCCAGCCCGCTGTCCATGAACTCGGACTCCAGCTGCACCAGCCCCGAGGCCAAGTCTGCGTCCACGCAGCAGAGGGTGAGGAGGCCCCTGAACGCCTTCATCATCTGGACCAAAGAGGAGCGCAGGCGGCTGGCACAGCTGAACCCAGACCTGGAGAACACGGATCTGAGCAAGATACTCG GTAAAACATGGAAGGCCATGTCCCTGGTTGAGAAGCGTCCGTACATGCAGGAAGCAGAGCGTCTGAGAGTCCAGCACACCATCGACTATCCCAACTACAAGTACCGGCCCCGCAGGAGGAGGCAGCTGAAGAAGAGCTCAAAACCCCAGGGTGCAGAGGTTTCTCACCCAGGCTTCCCCGTGCCGTACAACCTCACCTACCTGCTCCAGAACCAGCAGCAAACCTACCCGAGCACGCCTGCTTTCCCAAACTCCCCGGCCAACTTCACCCCTCTGCGCAGCAGCTACTCAAACACTTCAGTTTTTccagacacagcagcagcagatgatttTTCAAATAAGCCTGTGGTGTACCCAAACCCTCCTGCATACCCCGCAGAGCCTCAGGTGTATTTTGGCAGTCAGCACGGGCACATGCAGTACGGTTTCTCCAGCGCTGCAGGTCCTCATGTGGATCAGGGGGAGTCCAGCAGGGTTCAGGGGGGCCTGCTGTGCCCCGCAGGGCCCTCCCTGGAGTTTTACCTGGAGCAGGTTCAGCTGGACATGCTGTACGATCTGGACCGCAGCGAGTTTGAACAGTACCTGGGTCCAAGCTCTCACAGGCCGGAGTCAGTGGATCCCAGCAGCTACCATCAGCAGAGCAGCCACAGAGAGGGACGCTCAGTGTCAtga